One region of Synechococcus elongatus PCC 11801 genomic DNA includes:
- a CDS encoding divergent PAP2 family protein, whose protein sequence is MLAILQQVLANDVLVAALLACGIAQFSKLIVEGVRDRRLNWHVLIETGGMPSSHSALVAALATAVGRQQGWGSLEFAVVTVFAIIVMYDAAGVRWAAGRQARILNLISEQVLTSQEDSDEDAIERLKEVLGHTRLEVLVGAALGVAIALLLEPALSLSEWL, encoded by the coding sequence ATGCTGGCAATTCTTCAGCAAGTGCTGGCCAATGATGTTCTCGTTGCAGCTCTGTTGGCCTGTGGTATTGCACAGTTCTCGAAGCTCATCGTTGAAGGGGTGCGCGATCGCCGTTTGAACTGGCATGTACTGATTGAAACCGGCGGCATGCCCAGTTCTCACTCCGCTCTTGTCGCTGCCTTGGCCACAGCAGTGGGCCGCCAGCAGGGGTGGGGCAGCCTCGAATTTGCAGTCGTCACTGTCTTCGCGATCATTGTGATGTATGACGCTGCCGGCGTTCGCTGGGCAGCAGGACGTCAAGCCCGCATTCTCAACTTGATCAGTGAGCAAGTCTTGACGAGTCAAGAGGATAGTGATGAAGACGCGATCGAGCGTTTGAAAGAAGTTTTGGGACACACACGACTGGAAGTTTTAGTCGGTGCTGCTCTTGGTGTCGCGATCGCCCTGCTCTTAGAACCGGCCTTGTCACTCTCCGAGTGGCTGTAA